The genome window TCATCCGTAACGACTTCACAAGTCGCCCTAAAGGGCACTGCAGCAGAGTGCTGCCCCTACTGTGCGTTCCTTTTCCTGGGCTGACCTTTCGAGTGCAGGGTCCTGAGTTGAATTTGGCAGCTTCCTGCCCATTTGCTCTCATTGGTTCCAGTCTGGCACTTAGAAGAAACTGGGAGAGAGTTTTTGCATCTGCTAACTTGCTTCTTGAGGTTAAGATCAAGACTGTCTGCattggaataaaataaaacaaggcgtgtgtgtgtggggggggcggggtgtgctCCTTCTGATAGCTGAAATTACCCTCTCCAGCAGGTACATCCTGCCAGCGTCTTGTCTGGGCCATAgcccccagctgcctgatctttcTGGGCTAAGAAGCCTCTCCTTGGAGATGAACGACATCTTGAGTCTGGCTACAACACTGTTGGGTCTGATGTGAGTTTGTTCGTGCCTCATCAGCCAGCTTTTGGTGGCACCCACCACCACTTTCCAAAATTCCAGTATTGCCAGTAGACAGGGGAGACTCCTGAGCTAGACACATTTTCACAGGAGACCTTTCTCTCTGATGTAGACTCAGCTCTGGGCTTCAGCTCAACTTGCTTCTAGAGGGGAataagaggagagggaggggcttaATCAGAAGAATCTTGTTGCCCTATTTAAGATGCATGGGGTGGAGGGAGGTAACAGAGAGATCTTTTCTTCCACTTCTGAAGTACTAGAACTCAAATGcacccaatgaagaagaagaagagttggatttatatccccccttttctttcctgtaaggagactcaaaggggcttacaaattcctttcccttcctccctcacaacaaacaccctgtaaggtgggtggggctgagagagctccaaagaactgtgactagctcaaggtcacccagctggcatgtgttggagtgcacaagctaatctggttaaccagataagcctccatagctcaagtggccgagcgagGGAATCAAagcttgttctccagattagagtgcacctgctcttagccgtcacaccgcactggctctctgaTGCAGGTGGTGGGCAATAGATTTGAGATGGACAGAAGAAAATACTGCTTTACACAATAAGTGATtataaatgtggaatttgctgcccaAGGATGGCCCCAGGCACAGGCAGGTTTAAAAGGGAATTTGATTCATGGAGAGGGGCCACTAGCCACAGGGACTGACAGAGACGTCCTTGTTCACAGGTAGTCAGCCTCTAAACTCCAGCACCAGGAAGCAGAATCCAGCCAAGGCTTCGACTGTTATGCCTACCTGAGGAACTGCTTGGCCACTTTGTAAGGCGGGATGCTGCACTAGaatcagtggtctgcaacctgcggctctccagatgttcatggactacaattgtagtccatgaacatctggagagccacaggttgcagacccctgcactagatggaccctcactggcttgatccagcaggccacttctgatgttcttccgatttgtttttaataatatattgatcttatttatagttcacctttctctcAGGGAATTATGGTGGATTACACATTGTGAGCCAGTACAATCACATGCACACCAGAAAAAcaggaatgctggactagatggaccttcattGGTCTGATCCGacagggctcttctgatattCTAGCCAAGTAAAGCTAGGCAATTGTATGATAAAGTTCAGCACCAATTTACTTGTGGCAACCCAATAAAACATTCAGTGTGAAATCTTTGTATCCAATAGTCTGCATTTTAACACAAATTACCATGTATCAGGTCTTGAAgcttgaagcaataaatggactctgggttgttgatcagaagcgtttattgttcggcatcaaagcacccaacttggcaaagtcagttctgaggAACCCGGCTTTTGCTACCCGCTTTATTACAATGctgatctcccccctccccttttcccaaggaatgtgagaaagagttagtttggaacAGAGGCGACACAAAGTCGgcaatagagataaagccacctggcatcctacctGCACAGGATAGTGGAAACAGCCCTGTTTTCTGTGGGACTAgggtcaggggaaagcctagttatctactcagcatgtgaagccataaagcaaagaccaAGGAAAGAATGACCCAAAATCACagaggctggttacatatatcttgtagagAAGTAGTTACGTATATTTTGTAGCAGTTAcatttaggaatgcatctcaatcactagatACATTCCCCCCAGACACCATGCTTCTCCGACAGGCTTATCTGAGGAGGTAACCCTCCCAAGTTGCAGGTAAAGGGAGTGTCTCCAAAAAGGATGAAAAATCATAGCCATTAGGTGGCTGAAGACAAAAAGGGAACATCATCCTAGAAAAGCAATGGGGGAAACAGAAGGTTAAGAAGCCAGTTAGCCAGAAATTGGGATAGGACTTGGGTGAGCTAGAAGGTAGAATGGAAAGAGCCTTAAATCTGTCTTGAAGAAAGTCTTGTGTCAGCTGTGGAAGTTTTCAGGATGAAAGCAGGCTCAGATGGGGAGCCCTTTTAATGTCATTTCTCCTGACTGGTGGAGTTAAGGGGgctcagactccccccccccccaataggatGCCCTTGGGAGAGGATCCCTTATGAGGTTGTGGTGGCAAAAAAGACATAATTTTTCGGGGTGCCTAATGCCTGGTGTTGAGCGACCAGGAAATGAAGGTGTTCTGCCTGATCagtttctggttggttttctGGAGAAGTCACCCCTGTAATATTCTTGAGCGATCTTGGAATGATTAGTTATTGCTCCTGCAAACGTTGGTCATTACTCATAACTCTGGAGTCTGGATTAGCCTGCACCAATACTCCCCGGTGTGCTAACCTCGGAACGGCACCTAGCCAAACTTTGATAATCTGGTTTGAAGTCAAAGATGGGATCTTGCCACCTCTGGCTTCTTAGAGCCTGAGGATTTCTGGGGGGTTAAAAACACAATTCTGAAGGGGGTTGTGTTGGGGAAATGTCTCCTCATGAACTTTCACCTTACAGTTCTTACAAACTCTTGCAGggttagggtgttgtggtttttccaggttgtatggccgtgtcccagtagcattttctcctgacgtttcgcctgcatctgtggctggcatcttcagaggatctgatggtagtaaagcaagtggagtatatatacctgtggaatgtccagggtgggagaaagaaccatttgcattggttaaaagtgtaaagggtgcaattagcaagcttgatttgcatgtgttaagtggaatccatcCATTGTAGCATATGTATGTTTAGCAACCCCAAAGGGTTGCTAAATCCAACAGCACAAGTAAGTTGCACAGATAAGAATTTTGGCAAGTTTGTTTTCTCCAGCAGACCaattcctcccccctctccacaaATGTTTAAGAGCTGAGCATTTGAGATGTTGTGTGTGTAAGAAAGGGACAGTGTGCATAGGTGCCCACAACATGCAAAGATAGAGGGTACTACAGTATCAGCACACACTTGCCTATGATGTTACAGCACTCTACACTAATATACGACACGATGCGGCACGTTCAACAGCCCAACATTATTTAGATCAGAGAGTTCCATGCCATCCTTCGACTAATTTTTTGTTCGATTTGCTAGACATTGttttggaaaataatttttttcagatttgataAGTATTTATATAAACAAATAAGAGGCATTTGTATGGGTTCTCCCACGGGTGTGTCTTTGGCCAATTTGTATATGTCGTATTATGAACAAAAGTATATAGTAAACGGAAATCATAACTGTTTTTCGGTTCATAGAtaatttacttttttttattATCACTGCAGTAAAATTGTCATTGTGAAGGTTGTGATATCTATGTGttaagcattatttaaggaaactttTACAAGTACTTGAACTTTAAAGGTagagtatatatatatgaatcatttttattttattattttggaataCATATACATTGGCAGACATTCTGGCTTAAAatggttccagtaataacagaatagGATCTGCCACATCAATTTTAAACAATGTACTTTACATTTGCGAGTAATAGTTACATCAGGGATAagattttagtgcacaaatacaGTGTGAAAATATAGGTATAAATACGTGataatatgtataaataaatatatagataaataataataataaatatattactAATAATcctaaattatatatatatttgataacCTCCAGGAGGCATCTTGCGATCTGGAACTACACCTGGTCTCCAGGTGACGAGACCAATTCCCTCGGAGGTGGACTCCGTGGCAGCGTGCGCACCCTCCACAGAtccatcctttcccttcccacacgcggctctctccaggctccaccccaaaaatctccagaaatttcccatcccGGAGTTGGCAATTGGATCCAAACGGGCCGTCTGGTTACGACAACTCTATGGGCCGGGCCCTGGCGGACGCAGAGGCGCGCTCGGCGGTGACGTCATAGCCGCGCGCCGCCGTTTTTGTTTGACGACAGGGCTCCCGGCGCGCGGGCCCTTGGATACCGGGTCGGGATGAGCGATTCGGAGCGCGACGCGGGCgcggaggaggaagaagaagaggaggaagaggcggcGGGTGGCGGGGCCGAGGCGCGGGGCGGGCGGAGGGCGCGGGGCAGGCCGCGGCTGACGGAGTCGGACCGGGCGCGGCGGCGCCTGGAGTCCCGCAAGAAGTACGACGTGCGGCGGGTCTACCTGGGCGAGTCCCACGGGCCGTGGGTGGACCTGCGGCAGCGCAGCGGCTGGAGCGACGCCAAGCTGGCCGCCTACCTGCTGGAGCTCGAGCGGGAGCAGCGCGCCGGCCGCCGCGGGTAAGAGCAAcccccgccagccccccctccctaCCTCCAAGGCAGGCCATCCTATGccataacgggggggggggggtccgcagCCTCTGAAGGCAGGAGGCTTGGCAACCCCCAGGTGGGATATGTCATTATAACTGCACCAGTGGCTCAATACTCAATTACAACGCATCATTCTTAATTAATACATATTTTGCCGGATAACCGCCTCTGCATATAACAATACATTAAGAATTGTGCAGTATCGTTGAGTATTGGTGCGTGGGAAACCCGTGGTACAACTAGCTCACGTTTTTTGTGAGCGTATGCAGTTGTTTCTgttcagctttttaattcatCCGGAGCAGGTAGTTCGTTGGTTTGTCTAGCTTGGCATCTGTGTCTGCTAGCAGCGGGTGTCCAGTCTCGGCCAGCGAAAAAGGCCTTACCCAACCACGGCTCCCTCCCTGGAGCTGGTGAGTTCTGTGTCACTGAGAGAAGGCCATTTTTTCCTTAAACTGATTGTCCTTGCTTCAGTTAGCAAGTAGTTGATATTATGGGCTTGAATCATATTACTTTTCAGCTATCAAGGCAGGCTTGGAAGCAAAATGTCAACTGGTATGAGCCTGTGCCCTTGTTCTGGCCTTTCTGTAGCTTTATAGACCAGATAACAGCAGACTACAGACTCCTCCAAACAGCTTCCCCCAAAGCTTTCtcaggaaaaatgaaacaaaacaaaaaaacacctcCTGACTGCCAGACGATAAAAAAATCCAATAGCCTTTTAATTcatgaacaggaaaaagaaagtcCTCTTAATCAAGAGAAGAAGAATAAATCTTAACAAACCAAGTCTTGGTATTCTGAGAAAAGAACCAGGGTCgccacccttccctttccctttcccttccccctgccttatCTGCCTTTCCTCATTAACGACAGGGGATTCTTGTCATAACAGCCATTTCCAATAATCAAgcctcaggtgttttcattctgagAAGTAATCTTTGTTTCTTACAGGTGACGTTTTAACTGGTAGTGTTCTTTAAAACTATAATGCAACTCTTGCATACACAACTGGGTTGTGATCTTGAGGTTTTGCTTTGGACAGATGCTCCACCTCTTCATGGCTATTCTTAGGGGGAATGAGAGATGCTGTAAAGCACTTTGCGTGAAATCGCAATGGTTGCCTTTGTTTCCTATGAAAACTGGGGCAGGAAGAGATTTTTGTTTCAAACTTCCACTTCCTGTTTTGTTTCGGGAACCACAAGAAACCCCTTTTCTGATCTCCTGagttcccaaaggtatctggtgggccactgcgactagcagggtgctggacttgatggactctggtctgatccagcaggctctttcttacgttcttatgatcTAGAATAGGTTTTCCTTCATAGTGTTCATGCTGTGATACTCCACTGTTGTCTCTTGCAGGAAGCCATGGGAACAGATGCCTTATGAGCCACAGCGGAAGAAAAGTAAGTAAATGGTTTTTTACTGGTCTGTCTCAGTTGATTTGTGGTGTTGGCTGAATAATTTTcttaggagaagcagaagaagagttggatttatatccccacccccttttctctcctgcaaggagactcaaaggggtttacaaactcctttcccttcccccctcacaacaaacatcctgtgaggtaggtgggggctgagagagctccaaagaaccattagcccaagatcacccagctggcgtgtgttggagtgcacaggctaatctgaattccccagataagcctccacagctcaagcggcagagcggggaatcacacccggttcctccagattagagtacacctgctcttaaccactacgccactgctgctctcgggAGAAGGAGCAACTTTGATTCATGTCTGTACCCGTTCTGCAGACAGATCCTCTGCTGAAGTATTTTGGAGGGCCGTGGGGAATGGTTGTACAGTTACCGTGGCTGGCAGGGCTTGCCAAGTCTTCAGTGTCTGCAACAGGGGCAGTCAACTTGTTCCTCACCAAGATTCCACTTTTGGAAGCTCACACTGAAACCCAGTGAGTGAGAACAGAATCAAACTCGAAGCTAAGGATTTGTTAGAATGTATTCATGTTGATAAATATTCAAATGacacaagaaataaaaaaataaagaagaggtgAAGTCAGTATATTTTCATGGAAGTGCACTTCACTGAATTTGAAATTACTgaagaataaaaatgcaaaagatgATTCTGTAAGGAATGGTCCCTGTTATGCCTTATATTGATTCCTGAAAATAGGAAACAGTGCCTACTGACTTCAAATTTATTTTTCTAGTTGGGCAGGACAATCAGGGAGGGGGCAGATCCTCCCTCTGGAAGTGGGGCGGACtgatgctggtggatttgccttccctggggcacttgcccggAGTAACGGACAGACTGAGTCCAGATCAAAGTAACAtcaaacagttctttattcactGGCTTAGACAGATTCGCAGGCAAAGCAGGAGAACTCTGGAGCCCCAGAGTTCAGTCAGCAGTATAAAACCAGACCAGCATCCCACCCGTACAGAGATACCCAAAACAAAAGAGTTCACACAgaaagaaggcaagaattcaCACTGAAAGTAGCAATCTTAACGATAACACCCAAGTACGCATATCTCAACCCAGGCACAGAGTCCGGGTGAAACGCCAAGAGTCAAGTTGGTGCTCAAATGGATGAGAACCAAGGTCAAATACAGCACTTGACACCCTGGTGGTGGGGCAAGTCCGCTGGAGCTCAGCCACTGCAGAGCCCTGGGATGCCTGATCTCACTTGTAGGAACTGCTGATGTCTAAAGCTTGATAGGCTGAAAGAGACACCCAGTTTGCTGTGTATGTTGGGCTGTGGCAAGTGACAATGGGACGGCGTCCTCCTCTTCTAGGTCTCTTTTACCCACCTGCTTGTTTCCTTTCTAGTCAGGCTTCCTTGCAGACTCTCAAATGAGAGCATTGTTTGTGGTGGCTGTGGAAAGGTGCTTTCTCCATTCCCTGTGGCCGAGGGAAATGGTTCCTTGGCTGCTGGTGCCTGGAAGTTACAGACATCACCTGATAACACAGGAGGCTGATGCAGGCCTTTTGGCTTGCATTCAGTGCTTAGGACGTTGTGAGGAATGATAGAGTGCACTATTTTGGTTTATGTGCAGCTTCTGGAAATACAGAAGGTGCCTATGGAATACGGCAGCCCACAGAAATATTCCCTACACACTCTGATCATGGTGGTTTGAGTTGTCTGTGCTTGTAAATGCAACACAGTCAAGTTTCAAAGTCTTTTAGAGTAACATCTTTGAGTAAAAATATTGTACTAATGCTCCTTACCATCTCCCCTGTCTGAGAACAGGTCTGTTTGGTAGGGTGCACGGTGGATAAGTTCCAGGTTCGAATTTCCTTATCTTGTGCCACCACTTGACAGTGCCTGCAATTTTGTGTTGTTCAAGCTCgcattctttttctccttctcctccccccgtCCCCATTTTCCAAGGAAGAAGGCGGAATGTGAACTGCCTGAAAAATATAGTGATCTGGTATGAAGACCACAAGAACCGCTGTCCCTATGAGCCACACCTCTCagagctggatcccacctttgggatGTACACGACTGCTGTGTGGCAGTGTGAGGCTGGACACCGCTATTTCCAGGACCTGCACTCGCCCCTGAAGCCGCTCAGCGATTCTGAAAACGAGTGTGAAAATGGTGAGCCTGAGGAGGTCACAGCTTGGAAACTTCAGTCTGTTATTCTAGCATGGCCTCAGTAAGAGGACCAGTAGTGGAAGAGAAGCCAGACTAGAAGATGCCCTTCCTTTGATGTCTGTCAGGCATTTGGGGAAAAGATAGTGCTGAGAGCAGCtctagggaggggggagaaaatggggtACTTTGTATATTTGGCACTTGTGGAATTGTTGGCCATCTTGACCcacaagggggtggtggtgttgaaGTTTTTGATCCATAGAAACTGCTGGTAGGGTAAGAGCCAGATGTATTTTAAACAGCAAGGTAATGAAGTCAACAGGGAGCAGTAGGCGATGGGTATTCTTGCTCATGTTCTCTTCTTTGATTTGGCCTTGCAGTTGGCAACGGCACAGGGTCCGAGAGCTCAGGGTCCTCCGAGGCAAACTCCAGCTCCGAGTCTGAGGAGCAGCCGGAGAGCCAGAAGGCTGATGCCAATGTGGGGCGGCAGCCTCCAGCAGAGACAGGAGGGGAGAGCGCCAATGGGCTCATCACACAGGACGGCATCCACGTCCCCTTTGAGCACCACATTGAGAACCTGACGGCAGAGCAGGGTGCTGACATGTGCTACGACCCACCGCTCGGTGGCCCGGAGACCATGGAGACCGTGGTGTGTGTGCCCGTGCCCGTGCAGATGAGCTCAGGCCATGGGGCCCTCTTTGAGAGCGTCGCGCAGGGGGCGCTCGGAGAGGTTGTGGCCAGCTGCCCCGTGCAGGGGATGATGCAAGGCTCGCAGGTGATCATCATCGCCGGCCCTGGGTACGATGCCCTGACTGCCGAGGGGATCCAGCTGAACGTCACCAGTGGCGGAGGGGAGGAGTTGCCCTGCACCATGATCGAGGGCGTGGCGGCCTATACGCAGACGGAGCCCGAGAGCAGGCAGCCGAGCACCATGGAGGGCACTGGCACAAGAACAGGTAACTGAcacttcaagttctgcaggacaaggcgagaagcaattgctcccccctcttttttaacatcaaatttaaaatcaatcacatggcagattatttgagtttacttcaggagcccaagcatagatggataatcactagggctcgttgtaactccttcccttgctctatgctacaaggaaggttccaaaaaaatcgacctgcaagagcggaaatgtcctcattgcatcacagcaatacaaactatggaacatatattgctcgactgccccaaatacgagggattaaggaccagactttttgctctttgtcctgtaatctttaatgaatactctgctgtggggaagattacgtttctgcttaacaattccgcctccgagattttaacttttgtagttaggttccttatagaaactttgaaatgattacctgtgatgattctcatgtatgggatacttgtttggacaatgttggctgttatatggattctatgcctaataaaggtttatatatatataaataaacaaaaattaaaaaaaggtaaCTGACACCACTGGCTTTCCCCTCGGCTCTTCAGTGGGCTAGGAGGGCATGATCCACACTTCCGTGGGCATTCAGAAGTGGACATGcgttcagtggtgtagtggcctggagcatcagtggcgtagtggttaagagcgggtgccttctaatctggaggaaccgagtttgattcccagctctgccgcctgagctgtggaggcttctctggggaattcagattagcctgggcactcccacacacgccagctgggtgaccttgggctagtcacagcttctcagagctctctcagccccacccacctcacagggtgtttgttgtgaggggggaagggcaaggagattgtaagcccctttgagtctcctgcaggagagaaaggggggacataaatccaaactactactactcctccctGAGTGAAGAAGGGCCTATGGAGCTGTCAGCGGAAGGTACCTCCAGAGCTCTTGTTAACAAACATTCCCCTCTTGTGCTACTTCCTGTAAGTAAGTTTCCACGGAAGCCAGATTGAGCTGCTGTGAGGAACTTGACCTCAGCAGGCAGTTCTTCCCCAAGCCATGATTCCACTGCAGCAGCCTAATAAAAACTGATTTAGCAAGGAGAGGAAGGGCCGTCTCTCTATGATGCCAGCGGTGTCAGAAGCGAAGGCTTGGCATCTACATTTACAGGTGAGCTGACATACTGTCAGGTTCTGTAACTGAAGTCAATGAGGAACTCTGGAATCTTTATTGATAACCACAGCACGCACCTGGCTTTGCGGAAGTCAGCTCTGACCACGCTTGCAATTGCGCCTGTCTTTATCCCCACTCAGCAAccacaaatcccccctccctttccccatggaatgtgagaaggaCACAGCGGGAAGAAAGAGCCGTTGGGTAGGCATCCCCAAGACCACAGCAGCAATAGACCAGTCACCTGCCACCCTGGCGCCAGAGTCATTCCTAGTTATCtatagttgcaagcatcaaaggaaatagatatagacaagcctttattgtccataaaagacagatagatacaacaaccattcagagtcttat of Sphaerodactylus townsendi isolate TG3544 linkage group LG03, MPM_Stown_v2.3, whole genome shotgun sequence contains these proteins:
- the ZNF653 gene encoding zinc finger protein 653; this translates as MSDSERDAGAEEEEEEEEEAAGGGAEARGGRRARGRPRLTESDRARRRLESRKKYDVRRVYLGESHGPWVDLRQRSGWSDAKLAAYLLELEREQRAGRRGKPWEQMPYEPQRKKRRRRNVNCLKNIVIWYEDHKNRCPYEPHLSELDPTFGMYTTAVWQCEAGHRYFQDLHSPLKPLSDSENECENVGNGTGSESSGSSEANSSSESEEQPESQKADANVGRQPPAETGGESANGLITQDGIHVPFEHHIENLTAEQGADMCYDPPLGGPETMETVVCVPVPVQMSSGHGALFESVAQGALGEVVASCPVQGMMQGSQVIIIAGPGYDALTAEGIQLNVTSGGGEELPCTMIEGVAAYTQTEPESRQPSTMEGTGTRTENEQQLELKQEEPPAELDTLCDSEAAGDGVVGEPEPEPEEEVEGNGSSIIYEIPKEPEKRRRSKRGRMMDADGMLEMFHCPYEGCTQVYVALSSFQNHVNLVHRKGKTKVCPHPGCGKKFYLSNHLRRHMIIHSGVREFTCETCGKSFKRKNHLEVHRRTHTGETPLQCEICGYQCRQRASLNWHMKKHTSDVHYNFTCEHCGKRFEKLDSVKFHKLKSHPDHKAP